A segment of the Triticum urartu cultivar G1812 chromosome 1, Tu2.1, whole genome shotgun sequence genome:
TGGAGAGTGTGTCTGACTTTCGTCGTAAAGGAAACGTCCACACATAGTGAGAATAATCATCAAGGATAACCAGATAATATAAATAGCCCGAATTACTAGGAACCGGAGAGGTCCACACATCGCTATGAATCAACTGAAAAGGAAAAGAAGCTATGGTGGTGGAGTTATTAAACGGGAGGCGAACATGTTTGCTGACACGACATGCATGACAGGTGTGATCCTCTATCTTATTAcaactgaaactgaaactcctaaGAATATGACGAAGTGTGACGGGGTTGGGATGACCCAAACGAGCGTGCCAGAGATCGACGCCGGCGGAGAGAGCAACCGGTGCAGTGGTGGAGGTGGACGACGGATGCACCGGATAGAGCTCGTCGAGGCTGTCACATCGGTGAAGTACCATCCTGGTTCGAGCGTCCTTGACACAAAAACCGAGCTCGTCAAATTCAACAGTAACAGGATTTTCACGGGTTAAACAACGAACGGAAACAAGGTTCATAATAAGATGAGGTGAGACAAGTATGTTAGACAAAGTAATAGGCATGGAATTAGAAGGAAAAGAAGTGTGCCCGACATGTGTGATAGGGAGGGTGGAACCGTCGCCGACAATGATGCGGCGCTTGGTGGTGATGGGAGTGAAGGAGGCAAGATTACCGGGATGAGCAAACATGTGAGCCGTAGCCCCGGTGTCCATGTACCAATCACCGCCTCCAGTGTAGTTGTTCGGCGTAGGTGCGGCGAGGAGCGCCGGATCCCAAGGAGCCGGTGGCAGGGCCGGCGAGGGTGGCGTCGGGGTCGCAGGGAGACCGTAGGCGCCACTTAGCTGCGGCAGTGGGTATCCTCCGTACGACTACGGAGCTGCGTAGTACGCCTGATGCGTCGGTGGGCGCGGCACAGGAAGGGTCGGTGCAGGAGCCCGTGGAACCGGCATGGTGTAGGCATGAACGACACCGGTCCACGGGTTGTAGCCGGAGGCCCACGGAGGGGGCACCTGGAACTGCTGCTGCTGTTGACGTGGCTGGCCGGCACCCGACGGCTGCTGCTGCTGACCACCGCGGCGGCCCCCACCGCGCCGACCCCCGCAGCGCCGTTCGGCGGGAGGGGCAGGCAGCCCATAGGGCAGCCGGAGTAGCCCCTACTGCTGGGTGGCCGGGTACGGCGGCGGCACCGGGGATGGCGCTGCGGAGGGGGCGCGGTCGGGGCGGCGGGAGGCGCCGCGGGTGGTGCCGGCGGCGAGAGCGGTGTGGATGGCCCGCGCCTTCACCTGCTTCATCCGCCGCTCCTCCAAGCGGAGATACGCAGCGAACTTGGCGAAGGACGGGTTGGGGATGAGGCTGAGATTCGCCGCGGCGTTGCCGAAGTCCTCGTTGAGCCCGGCGGTGAGCGTGCTGAGGAGGAGGTCATCATCGATCTTCGCGCCAATACCGCGGAGCTCGTCAGCGAGAGTTTTCAGGCGGCGACAATAGTCGTCGATGGAGGTGTTGTCCTGGTGACACCCAAAAAACTCTTGCTGCAAAAAAACACAACGCTGGAGTTGATTGTCGGTGAAGAGCCCGTTCAGTGTGGTCCACACGTCGCAGGCATCGTCACCGTCCGCCATGACCGTCTGGAAGAGGTCCGGCGAGATGGTGAGGAAAAACGAGCGGATGATCGTGGTGTCGATGGTGGACCAGTCATGGAACCGGGGACAAGGCTGGAGTCGACGGTGCCGTCCATGTGGTCGATGAGGTGATACTCCCGAAACACGAGGAGAAAATACGTCATCCACGTGTAGTAGGAGGAGTCCGTCTGGAAGAGACGAACCGACACCGGCTCGAAGATGTTCAGGTTGCAGAGGACGTTCACATTAGAAGGGTTGGCGTTGACGAACGGGTTGGAATTGGTGGACGCGGAAGAGGTGACGGACGACATCGCAAGGGTGAGACGGCACGGTTGTTGCGGCGAAAACTGAGAGAAAAAGGACAGCTACGACACGAAGCGGCGGGGGCTGCTTGGTGGAGCGGCTCGGAGCTAGCGAACGCGGGCGGCGTGACGCGGCGGCGATGTGTGCTAGCGAGCTGGGGTAGCGATCAATTGATTTGTTGGCAACTAGTGGGAAAGTGTGCATGCACGATCAATGGTTTGGCGGCTAGCGGGGAAGTGTGCAGGCGCGATCGGTGGCTGGCTTTGTTTGGCGGCTAGCGGGGAGGTGTCCTGGCGCGAGCGAGAGGCGGCCAGCGGGCGTGACCGGGAGGCGGCGAGAAGCGCGAGAGGCGCGCGGCTAGCGGGGAGGGAGGCacacggcggcggcggaggcaaGGAGAAAACCTTAAAAACTGATACCATGTATGATGTGGCAATTATGTGTTGTATTCCTCAGGTGCAAACGCACGTATATATAATGTACAGAAGTAGGCTACGACCTCAACTATACAAGACAATTAGAAGGTGGACTCCATACATAAATATGCACAACACATATACTCAACAAATAGAATTCAAAGTAGCCAAATGGTTGAGAAAGaacatttattgtcaatctaatcatgccatccaaacacctctttAATTAGAGTTAATAtagggttagaatctaactctaacctctaactcATATCCAAACAGGACCGTAGTATGAGTACAAGTGGAGTTCCCGTGGTTGGCAAGCAACGGGACAAAACTGACAACGCGTCCGAGGCAACGAGACAGAGCGCAGTGAGTATGAGTTTAAAAGCCCAAGTCCTATAAACAAAACAAGTCTTCTTGCTGCACCGCGTCTTCATCAGTGTGGAAACCTCCAACGAAGCTGCTACTCTGCTTTCTCGCTCGCCCAACCTCTTTGATTCTGGCCTTATATATACGGATTGCATCCTTGCAGCGAAGGGCACTCTGCTTCTCACCCACCGCAAGCTCCACCTCCACTCCACTCACAACCAGACGCAGCAGCCAGCCAGCAATGACGCAGAGGATCGTGATCGCCGTGCAGATGGCGAGCAGCAGGTGCCGGTCCAAGGCGCTGGCGCTGGTGGCGGCCACGCCGGGGGTGGACTCGGTGGCGCTGGCCGGGGACGCCAAGGACCAGGTGGTGGTCGTCGGCCACGGCGTCGACTCGGCCAAGCTCACCAGCGCCCTTCGCAGGAAGGTCGGCCACGCGCAGCTGCTGCAGGTCGGCGACGTCAAGAAGGAGGACCCGAAGAAGCCGGCGGCCGCCGTGGTCGAACACTACCCGCACTCGGGGTACTCCTACCCGTACGGCTACTACTACCCATCGCAACCGGCGCCGGTGAACGTCTTCTACGGGCAGCAGCACTACCCTGCAGCCGCGGTCGAGGCGTGCGGGTACCCATGCTCGCGGCCGGAGCCGGGCACCTGTTCGGTAATGTAGATATGGAAGGAGGAATTTGTTGGTTAATCCTGCCGCGTGTATGTACTAAGGTTCAGCTAGCAATAGTGTCGAATTTCAGTTAGTTACTGGCATCAAGTTCAGTTCTTGTGTTTGCTTAGATCCTATTCCTATGTAATCGCCTGCGACCTGCAGTTCAAAGCCTCAAAGAGCAGAGTTTCTAACAAGCAGACCGTCGGCATGAGAGTCAAATGCGCCACTAGTCGATGAACTCAAACTGATTGCACACTTTAGGCCAACAACTCAAGAAGTGATCGGATTTAGTCCGTAAACCCGTTGATTTGATCAAATAAAGCCAAAACCGGCCGGACAGGGAAGAAAACGGCCACATGGATGCCAtgtcatcattcctttgactgcTCGTGAATTCACTATTCTTAACAGGGGTCTACTTGCAAAATGGCCTGGTTTTTTTTCATAAACCATGCTAAAGTCGTTTGGAGTGAAAAAGTACTTTATTAGAAAATTGTACCTCACCTGTTAGGAATATGCAATGTCTCAATGACCACTACAACAACACCAGGTTTGCACACCGAAATGCAGCCCAGAGGATCTATTTATACGTAGAAtcaggagagagagagaaaaatcaGGCATTCCCATCCGATCGTTTTTCAATCAGGCGATCTCTCTCCTTATGTTTCACTTGACTGTTGCCTTACGAATGCTATTGCCATTGAAGTCATGTTCTATATATTGTCTGAAGTGTGAGTTATATATTGAATGTGACATTTTATATTGTCGACAAGATGTATATATATTACTTTTATATATTCCGTCTATTGGAACATAAATCACTTCATAGTGTATATACATGTATAGCAAAAGGCTGCCTATTGGAACATGAATT
Coding sequences within it:
- the LOC125550418 gene encoding disease resistance protein Pik-1-like, with product MTQRIVIAVQMASSRCRSKALALVAATPGVDSVALAGDAKDQVVVVGHGVDSAKLTSALRRKVGHAQLLQVGDVKKEDPKKPAAAVVEHYPHSGYSYPYGYYYPSQPAPVNVFYGQQHYPAAAVEACGYPCSRPEPGTCSVM